The following is a genomic window from Oryzias latipes chromosome 12, ASM223467v1.
TTTCTGAATTTTAACTTCTGagatttcacatttttacagttGTCAGCCTAGATTAGGCCTGGGAAGACTTTCTGACTCGTGGGCCACAAGGGTCTAACTTGTGACAGAAGGAGCAGACCAAGAGAAGATAGAGATGGGGTGTGTTTTGGTAAAAGAACAAGAATGAACAtgaaatctggatgaaaacatgcttgaattttgattgaaaatgtatACAAAGGATTTAGTTCAGagcatttaggagtttttcattCAAGACCTTAGCTTTTTTCTCATAGTGTCAATTAcaccaatgggttgatgtcctTCAGGGAGAAACATAAACTTAGAGAAAGACTGCATTCATGTGATTTTGGAATAATCGGTGAAAATGACTGTCCGACTCGGACAAACACATAAACGTCAGAGAAACGAAGGTTAATAGATTTATAGTGCGCCATCTACGGGGAGAAaccagaattacagggaaaaaacattaataaggaTCATGAGGATAACTTAATCCAGTTTGGCGGGCCAGATAAAATAGTTCAATAGGCCCCATATGGCCCCCGGGCcgaagtttgcccacccctggcgTTGATGCAGGTTGATCCATAGTGTCCAAAGTGCGTATTGAAGTGACCTATGCGCTTGTGTCACAGAAACCGAGGGCATCTTTTGCATAACAGATGCCAACAAATCTTCGAGTGAtgcagaaaatgtcatttttaccaCCAGCAGCATTCATTCCCCATGTTGATTCTCTACTCTCTATTGAGTTAAATACTGCAGTATGTGTCTGCTTGCTTTGCTCAGGCTTAATGAATCCTCTGCAAACCCTAAATAAACAGCACACGTGACATATTTGCATGTGGACACAACGATGCGCTACAGTTTTAGGGATCTCAGTAAATCGGCTCCACAATTCTTAAGAATTCTGCCGGAATATTTGACGCAGAACTTCAATATTTTCTGCTACGGTTGTCTGGTGCATCTGTgatgtgttttctgtgtgaCTCAGACATCAAGCCAGCCAACGTGTTCATCACAGCCACAGGGGAGGTGAAGCTGGGCGACCTCGGGCTTGGGCGCTTCTTCAGCTCCAAAACCACGGCAGCACATTCTTTAGGTAAACCGCTCCAGCGAGGCATGCGGACTGTCGTACACAACATCGCAAATCCGTTTGTTGAATAGAAGAAAACCCAGTTTAACAGTTGGTAAAGTTGTTTCGGTGAGGATTCACCTGCATTTCTCTGCTGCATAAACTATTTATAATAGCAAAGTCAAATTGTTtgatgtgtgtctgtctgtttaGTGGGAACGCCGTACTACATGTCACCTGAAAGGATCCACGAGAACGGATACAACTTTAAGTCTGATATCTGGTCTTTGGGATGTCTCCTATATGAGGTCAGCTCATGTTTCCTCGTGTGAGCTTGGTTTGATTACATTCACCGTTCCAGCTTTCACACATCTTGTTTTACAAACCTTTGACACGTTGAAACCTCAGAGTCAACCCTGaagcttttttaaattccactttcttaagatttttttttgtttgctgtcaTCTGAACTGACTGCAAAAAGTCCAAACACATTCTGTTTTGGGCTTTTGAATTTTGCACGGCTGCAAATAGTTATTGTGAGGGAGGGGTGAGACTATTTAGAGCTTCCAAAGCAAACCGTAAAAGTTTGAACTCACCTCTTAGATGAAGGAGGACGtgtgacgtgctgctgcagtctGGACCATGAACCATGAATGGTTCCGTTcatgcatttcagagtattcctctaaaaacctgctctctgagcatcaGCCCCTTCTGATCCACGAACACGAGCGAGTTCTCATGAGCTGATgtagatgcattgattttgcgCGGTATAGACCCTCTAAGATAGGAAACTTTGtgagaaatatttttattgtttttcatttttgctgccTCGTCATCATCAGCGCTCTTCAACAGAAGCTCACAGACGTTTGGTTTCCTCCTCCTTGCTTTATTATCTACAGATGGCAGCACTGCAGAGCCCCTTCTATGGGGACAAGATGAACCTGCTGTCTCTCTGCAGAAAGATTGAGCAGTGTGATTACCCTCCACTCCCACCTGACCAGTACTCTGACAAGGTAAAGCATTTCAGCGAGCTAGCATATGAGCGTGTCACTCTCCCTGTGTctcaacccttgtgccatcctaggcactttaacactgtctagttgggtcatctagacccattagacagtgcgttgaaccttttttcttcaatgatttgtgatcttcactggtgtccatggattacatgaaatctttccacctttatccacctttgtcatggtagggagaacacgtcaatgtgagggtggggtcatctaagatagcacaagggttaaataaaaatggttgTTTATGTGTTCTACTGTTATTTTAAACCCTGAAAAGGATCAGTGGGATGTTTTGTGTTGGGCCACATCTTAAACTTTGTCCATGTATTTCCTACATTTATCAGAAgcattttgattgacagctctgTTTCTAATGTTAACTGTTTGCTTCCTGGGTGGATAATTGTGGTTCGAACTATAATCTGAGCTATAACCCAAATGTTATCACAGTACAAGGGTTTTGTGAGTTCTAAAATTGTAGTAAACAATTGTGGCAAACATGAATTTCAATCCAGGACCTGACTCTCACCTCGTGACCTGAGGAACATTGTGGACTGCCATCTTTGTACAATAAATGACTGAGAGAGTAACATGATTTACTTACATTGTAAGCTTGATATGATGATGTCTTCTTAAAATCTTTCTGtctatttcatgttttcatgaTGGTAGTAAACACACACTAAAAGTACATTTGTCCTGAAGTGATTGGTCCTCATTGGTCAAAACATTTGCAGACACCATCTAAAATTCGGAGCTTACCAGCTTCATCCAAAACCTGACCTCTCTTTTGCTTCTATACCATTGAAATCCAGCAGGAGTTGCATTTTAACTATAAAGCTACGCTCAGCCGCACGCGTTCAAGTgcccacttccaatgaaaagtctatgcaaacacagacacatttgCGTTTCAGGCTTTAGCGTTCACAACTCTCACATTTACACATCGCTACTTaagtttctacaaccgttttcaggctctacatacaaaacgtggGGCCATAGAATATGAACTGataccaggtcaaactttgaccaatcagggactctcaTTTGGTAGCGATGTATGGATGACGTGccaatggaggagaaattaataattgcagtttgtgcgcGGCTGGAACtctatgacatcaagtctttcataattcggactagagctgtgaaagaaaaaacatggagTAAGATTCTCCAGATTTGCACCATTTCAacttttcacaccaagcctaggtgtgtgaaatttgttccccgcatttgacccatcccctgggggaggggtgagctgcagacacactcAGGAACCATTTAACCCCCCCAATCAGACCCTTTAATGCTgaatgtcaagcagggaggaattgggtcccattttttttGGGTAAAACTTGGCCTTGTTTTGAACtcatgaccttccagtcacagggcggacactgtaccacaaggccacttgtccagtgtgaacactggggtaaatgcacgttcaagaacccgtGTTTAGCGTGATCTTGACCGCGTGTCACATGTAAACGTAGCTAGAGACAATAGTGTTCTTATCTTTCTTTGAAGGAAACGCTCACACCCTTAAGGAAATGAGTAAAGCTGCTGAGAATAACCAAACCCGTTTTTCTTTGGCAGCTGCGGGAGCTGGTCAGTATGTGCATCAACTCTGAACCTGACCAGAGGCCAGACATCATCTTTGTGCTGCAGATCGCCAACCAAATGCACGTGAAAACCTCCAGCACCTGAGTGATCCAAATGCCTGCTCAACCAGAAGGTTCGGAACCTGTCAGTATGTAAACTGACATGGCCCACACATGCGGACTGTGGTGCACTTTGTCATCAGTCAACGCACGCCATTGGGAGTCTTCCTCCCAGATCCTTAGAGCCCTGGTTtgaagaaccttttttttttcttttttatgaaacatagtaattatcttgttttattgtaCTGTAAtatctgttaaaaatgtttaaatgcttATAAAAAGCGTGTTGCTTTTTGACAAAGTCCTTATTTAGAATAAATCCCTAAAATCTTTGTGGAAGAGTGAACAAAGctgcctttttatttaaaataaaatgttctgcaACATATCTGTAAGCTGATTCCTTAACCGATTTTCCACTAGAGCCCCTCTGGCATTCGTTACATTCAGGATAACTTTTGAACTAAATCCAATCCTACCATAAAGCACAGCATACCAAAACGACaggatgaaactccgctttaagGTGTAACATGCTTGACCCCCCATTCAACATATCTGCAAACgctaagctttatttccagAGTGTAAGCAGGATTCAGTGCGTCTTTAAACTACGGTAGTTACCGGTAACCAAACACGCTCCCATTTGACAGACAACACCCTTTCAGATATACTGTTACTCAACAGAACAAAAACTCACCTCTAGGCAATAGGGGGGAAACTGTGGGTGGGTGGGGCTGGTTTGagtcaacaaacaaaacatcaggaagaacttaagctaaaaacaatgttttatcaTTCTGTTAAAGAAATAATGAGGATACCATGTTACCTCCCCATGAAACTCCTGTAGAGAAACCAACACAATTTCATGATTTCAATaacaattcttctttttttataaatactcATGTGAGACTGTAGCCTTAGGAGAGTTGTGAGCCGACTGGCAAAGGTGAAGAAAGCAAAAGCTTTCTTAGCCTAATGTTTGTGGGGACAATTCATCCTAATCCAGGTAGAAAAACATGCTGAAAATGTCCAAAAGTGTTGGAATCCCAGCTTTCtgttttgcatgttctcctcctgcTTGGAAGTCCAGAGGCATgccttatcccttgtgctatcctatggggtccagatgacccgatccttacattgacgtgttctccctaccatgacaaaggtggataaaggtgaagaggatttcatggaatccatggacaccagtgaagatcactaatcattaaagaaaaaaggttcagcgctctGTCTAGCAACGTTAAcatgcctaggatagcgcaagggttaaagGTCATTTAGTTGTTGTCTTATGGGTGTAAATAGGAGTGTGTGTTgctgtttgtctctgtgtggcccTGGATGGACTGGAGAACCATGCAGGGTGTACCTGTTACACCCGTTTAACCGTTGTGCtaacctaggcactttaacattgggagttgggtcatctagacccactattttcctcaaatcattgaaaaaaaaaggttcagcgcactgtctagtgggtctagatgaccccactcccaacgttaacatgcctaggatagcacaagggttacatgatgcttttattttgacaggaacTAAGGTGAAGTGTTGTGACTACTGGGTTTGTTTAATGCTGAATCGGCTGGACCGTGGCTGATGCCTTAAAGGTCTGGGCTTCTCTGACTCTGAGGGAtttctcatttttgttcaaCGTTTACCTTTGCATGCAAGGGTAACACAACAGGCAACACCTGTGATGTTTGACAAAGTTGCAGCAGAAGCTAACAAAACTAAATACCAAGATATAATTGTTAGTGTGAAATAATAAGTTCTACTGCTgagaaactgtttttcttctgttcatAACCGTGTTTGATGTTTACAggtgttttaaatataaaacatcTGCTGACTTCACAAGAAAGACCTGTTCAACTGTCAGTACAACAAACTACTGTAACTGAATCAAAAGGATTCTGAAGTGTTGGCATCCTGAGCTGTTTCCACTGACTTTTCTGTTATTCTCCTCCACCGGCGTCGACTGAAATGCATGAAAACGTTTCACTTCCATCTAAaacagttgttcattctttgtTCAGAGGTTAAGTCTGGATTTCTGTGGCACAAAGTCAAGCTTTTTTCCAagacataaatgtttgtttttttcctgatgagATCCTGAAACTAGAATCTAAATCTAGATAAGTGATCCTGAAAGGATCCAAGTGATGTTAAGCCCTGCTGCTCTCTGACCTTAACTGGGACTGGGAGTTGCTGATGTCAGCTGTGCCTTCAGAAGAAGACACTATGTGGCTGAAATTGTTTGGAATACTTGTCTATAAAAAGCTGAACCTTCTCCTCAAACCTCAACTCGATGTCTCAGACTGAAGGAAAGGGTGGCCCCTTCCAGCTGTCAGTCTTGCAAAATTAgtccaaatcaaatcaatcaggGTTTTTATGTAGCATAAAGTGCTGCAGAATATGAAAcctaaaaaatacttaaaaataaaaatgaaacctcCCACCCACAAAACATGAGGGAAACATTGAGCATTAGattgaaccattgactgtatatgagaactggacccagccttccaaacaggaagtacctgctggctccaagaagtcaAAAACCTGTAGACTTACTTCTGTAGAGAAAAGAATAGTCATTCTATTGATCAGAGTAACCGTTCTTCCTCCGacaccttttttaaaatcatgatCTTGATTCAAGCGGACCAGTCAGACGCCTCAATAAAAGAGTGCTTAAACATTTGACAGAGTCTCCCTGCCTGCTTTCCAACAGtccaacaagctccctcctgattggtgagagtggtttccatagaaacatcaactcagaccaatcactacttACTGATGTCTAGATCAAAGATGGCACTTTCCATATCGCAAAACAATGGTAACTGAAtttacttcatttggttggaactggaagtaaaccattttctattaGTGccgttctcatatacagtcaatgagttGATCGCTTTCTCATTCTTTCCTATGAGgctgaaaatgtcattttgaaaacttGAAATCATATCCGTAAATCATAGAAATCTCCTGAATGAGATATTTTGATACCAAAATAGCTGAAAGTATGGAGTTTTACATGCCAAAACATGTTTCCGAAGCATTGAGTGTTCCACTTTACCCTCTGTTCCAACATGGTAGCATCCAGGCCGTTTACTGCTCTAGATTGGCTTTAGTCGTGTTCCTCATCATCACATGTGAAACTGACTGACTCCAGGATTCGGATGATTCATTTCCCCACCATTGTGAAGAcagtaaaacaggaaacattCTGACTGATGCACCTCTGTGTTCGGATCAGAACGTCGGACTGAACCTGGTGGACCTTCAGACAGAAACATGTCACCAACTCAAAGCTTTATTGCAAACCATTGACGTACAACAAGAGTGTCAGGAAACCAGAGACTGTGGGCTCAGGAGGTGTCCATGGTTTGGACCGTCTCTTCTAGCAGCTCCAGGTCAAGAGGGTTCACCACCTTGCTCAGCACGGCCGTGGTTCCTCTTTTGTATCTGTAGTCACCGGTTCTGCAAGAACAAAACACAGCTGAGTCCAGATCCAAGTTAAACGTACAGAGCTGCATCACTGCACGCAGACATGCACTGGAGGCATGTGAGGTCAAAGCCATGTTAATACTGCTGAGCTGGTTAGTAGGAGTCTATCAGATCACACCCTGGTGTACTCACAGCTGCACGCCTTCAAGCTCGCCATGCCTTTAAGCAGAACAGCAACAAGACAAGGTCAGCTGCTGCTCACACACACCGGTTCAGGATCTAGTTCATAGGAAAGTCTGAGACCCTCAAAGAGGGTTCTTCTGCATCATGCAGCCAAACATGGCTGCCTTTCATTTCAACCCCAAGCTGATCTGCAATCAGCCACAGTGCGGTGTGATGTCACGCACCGGAGCTGCCTGCTGTTCAAATGACGTGCATCAGAAAAGCAGGCCTGATGTGCAGCAGAGAGTCTGCTTTTACCTGACACCCTTCTTGTTGGCCTCGTCATGGGGCCGGATGTAGTCCACGTTGCCCTTGGTGATGACACACAGGTCGATGTTGCTGCCGGAGCCCAGGTCGTTGAAGATCCCAGCAGCAATAGCATCACGGACCAGCTGCTTGGCTTCCTCCTCCTACGGTGAACAGAACGTCAGTGCAGAGCGACAGGCAGCAGGACTAGGGCTGTGGACCGGTCCAGATCGAGACCAGCGATTCACAACTCCAACCTGAATCTTACTACTTCATCTAAACAccaagaaaaatgatttttaccACTTCAGACTATGTCAcactttcacatttttcagTCAACTTCATGGTTAACTtcagcaacaaacaaaacacaaacatcacGATTAATTTGGATCATTTATCCTGAAATGTTCACCGTTTTTCCATCCTCAAAGTTTAGATAATTACAGTTCCAGTCGATCATgaggaaagaaaatgaagaccaGACTTGTTCTGGGAGCTATGACCCACCTCCATGCCCGTCTTGTAACGATCTTCAAACACGGCCATGGCAGCCAGGGAGCCGGAGCCTGAAGAGACAAAACCCAGCTTTGATCAGATATCAGTCCccacgctgctgctgctgctgctgaggatCATCGGGTAAGGGAGTTTGATGAAGAAGGACTAACCCATGGTGACATAAGGAAGCTTATCAGTGGAGCCGTGAGGGTAGATACTGTAGAGATGAGGTCCGTTACAGTCCACTCCACCCAGGACCAGAGCGGCACCAATGTAACCCTGATACCTGCACCAACACACAGTACCACAGTCACGCACAGCTGCATTTCCATCTCACTCTGAAAGTAAAGAGTTTCAGCAAAGAGCTCACAAACCTGAAGAGCATCTGCTTGAGCATGCGGTTGGCTGTGGCCACGCGAGGCTGCCTGCCGGTGGACAGGGCGTGCAG
Proteins encoded in this region:
- the psmb7 gene encoding proteasome subunit beta type-7 isoform X2; its protein translation is MATLAVRRAPLGGFSFENCKRNSILESEANKVGFSVPTARKTGTTICGVVFKDGIVLGADTRATEGMVVADKNCSKIHYISPNIYCCGAGTAADTEMTTQIISSNLELHALSTGRQPRVATANRMLKQMLFRYQGYIGAALVLGGVDCNGPHLYSIYPHGSTDKLPYVTMGSGSLAAMAVFEDRYKTGMEEEEAKQLVRDAIAAGIFNDLGSGSNIDLCVITKGNVDYIRPHDEANKKGVRTGDYRYKRGTTAVLSKVVNPLDLELLEETVQTMDTS
- the psmb7 gene encoding proteasome subunit beta type-7 isoform X1 yields the protein MATLAVRRAPLGGFSFENCKRNSILESEANKVGFSVPTARKTGTTICGVVFKDGIVLGADTRATEGMVVADKNCSKIHYISPNIYCCGAGTAADTEMTTQIISSNLELHALSTGRQPRVATANRMLKQMLFRYQGYIGAALVLGGVDCNGPHLYSIYPHGSTDKLPYVTMGSGSLAAMAVFEDRYKTGMEEEEAKQLVRDAIAAGIFNDLGSGSNIDLCVITKGNVDYIRPHDEANKKGVRHGELEGVQLTGDYRYKRGTTAVLSKVVNPLDLELLEETVQTMDTS